Within Flagellimonas maritima, the genomic segment TTTTGATTCTACTTTCCAATGTTTCCCTAAAAGGGAACTATAGTCAAGCAGATTCCAAATTATTGCAAGGGGATGATGTTGAGACCACAGTGCCAGAAACGGTTCCCGAAGAAATTCCAGAGCAGGTTCCTGCGGCTGACAATAGTAACCCGGCGGACACCATCAATTAGTTTTGATGAAAAAATAAAATGTAAATGCCAGCTTAAATGACAAGCTGGCATTTTTGTTTTCTAATAATGTCAGTTTTCCTGTAATGGCATAATTTCTGCCCAATGTTTTCAGAATTTCTAAAAATAAAACCTAAAAATTAATAATATGGCTAAAGTCAATATCAAACCATTAGCGGATAGAGTTCTCATAGAACCCGTTGAAGCTGAAACAAAAACAGCTTCTGGAATCATAATCCCAGATACTGCAAAAGAAAAACCCCAAAAAGGAAAAGTAGTTGCCGTTGGTCCAGGCACAAAGGATGAGGCGATAACTGTTAAAGTTGGAGACACGGTTCTTTATGGCAAGTACGCCGGCACAGAATTAAAGTTGGATGGATCAGATTACTTAATAATGCGCGAAAGTGACATTTTAGCAATTGTTTAATTTAAAATCAACTAAAATAGATTCCCGCCCCCGCGGGAATAACAAAAAACATAATTATGGCAAAAGATATTCAATTTGATATAGATGCGCGCGATGGCTTAAAAAAAGGTGTTGATGCCTTGGCCAACGCAGTAAAAGTCACCTTGGGACCCAAGGGCAGGAATGTTATTATCAGCAAATCATTTGGTGCACCACAAGTCACCAAAGATGGTGTTACAGTTGCTAAAGAAATAGAGTTGGAGAACGCAC encodes:
- a CDS encoding co-chaperone GroES — protein: MAKVNIKPLADRVLIEPVEAETKTASGIIIPDTAKEKPQKGKVVAVGPGTKDEAITVKVGDTVLYGKYAGTELKLDGSDYLIMRESDILAIV